Proteins encoded within one genomic window of Saccharopolyspora pogona:
- a CDS encoding DUF397 domain-containing protein gives MHFDNWRKSSRSEKENCVEIGGAPGFAGVRDTKDRASGTLVFDLTAWGHFLNGIKADRFDTPQG, from the coding sequence ATGCATTTCGATAACTGGCGGAAGAGTTCCCGCAGTGAAAAGGAAAATTGCGTAGAGATCGGCGGGGCGCCTGGTTTCGCGGGCGTGCGCGACACCAAGGACCGGGCTAGCGGCACGTTGGTGTTCGACCTGACCGCGTGGGGCCACTTCCTGAACGGAATCAAGGCCGACCGGTTCGACACCCCGCAGGGCTGA